One Staphylococcus ratti DNA segment encodes these proteins:
- the mazE gene encoding type II toxin-antitoxin system antitoxin MazE, with the protein MSTFNQTRVKSLEQSLKEGYVQMADLNLSLATEAYSVECEACDCNESHLLSIHKDD; encoded by the coding sequence ATGTCAACATTCAATCAAACAAGAGTAAAAAGTTTAGAGCAATCATTAAAAGAAGGGTATGTTCAGATGGCAGATTTAAATCTCTCCCTAGCAACAGAAGCATACTCAGTCGAATGTGAAGCGTGTGATTGTAATGAATCGCACTTACTTTCTATTCACAAGGATGACTAA
- a CDS encoding type II toxin-antitoxin system PemK/MazF family toxin, which produces MKRGDVYLADLSPVQGSEQGGVRPVVIIQNDTGNKYSPTVIVAAITGRINKAKIPTHVEIEKNKYKLDKDSVILLEQIRTVDKKRLKEKLTYLSDEKMKEVNAALGISLGLHMNQHK; this is translated from the coding sequence ATGAAGCGTGGAGACGTTTATTTAGCAGATTTATCACCAGTCCAAGGGTCAGAGCAAGGGGGAGTCAGACCTGTCGTAATCATTCAAAATGATACTGGGAACAAATACAGTCCAACTGTTATTGTAGCGGCGATTACTGGACGTATTAACAAAGCAAAAATTCCAACACACGTTGAAATTGAAAAAAATAAATACAAACTCGACAAAGATTCAGTCATCTTGTTAGAACAAATAAGAACAGTCGATAAAAAGAGGCTTAAAGAAAAGCTCACTTATCTTTCAGATGAAAAAATGAAAGAAGTCAACGCTGCACTTGGAATTAGTCTAGGATTGCACATGAATCAACACAAATAG
- a CDS encoding anti-sigma factor antagonist, whose product MNLNIESQEYDKHYDVTVSGELDVATVPELEKVLVPIRQEGTHDIHVNLENLTYMDSTGLGLFVGTLKSLNQNNKELYILGVNDRIKRLFEITGLSDLMHVNEGTEVE is encoded by the coding sequence ATGAACCTTAATATAGAATCACAAGAATATGACAAACATTATGACGTTACGGTAAGTGGAGAGTTAGACGTTGCTACAGTTCCAGAATTAGAAAAGGTCTTAGTTCCGATTAGACAAGAAGGCACACACGATATTCATGTTAACTTAGAAAATTTAACGTATATGGATTCAACGGGACTTGGCCTATTTGTAGGTACTCTAAAATCTTTAAATCAAAACAATAAAGAATTGTATATTTTAGGGGTAAATGATCGTATTAAAAGATTATTTGAAATCACAGGACTGAGTGATTTAATGCACGTGAATGAAGGGACGGAGGTCGAATAA
- the rsbW gene encoding anti-sigma B factor RsbW produces MSHKNDFIEMRLPASAEYVSLIRLTLSGVFTQAGASYDDIEDAKIAVSEAVTNAVKHAYKDKKEKGYINIGFEKFETHIKIIVSDQGESFNYQETKQQLGPYQENENIDFLREGGLGLFLIESLMDEVTVDKETGVTISMIKYIKKEQVRNNDERVEIS; encoded by the coding sequence ATGTCACATAAAAATGATTTTATTGAAATGAGACTTCCTGCATCTGCTGAATATGTCAGTTTAATTCGTTTAACACTATCTGGTGTGTTTACACAAGCAGGCGCATCGTACGATGATATTGAAGATGCGAAAATTGCGGTTAGTGAAGCGGTAACGAATGCAGTGAAACACGCATATAAAGATAAAAAAGAAAAAGGCTATATCAACATTGGTTTTGAAAAATTTGAAACACATATTAAAATTATTGTTTCTGACCAAGGTGAGAGCTTTAATTATCAAGAAACAAAGCAGCAACTCGGACCTTATCAAGAGAATGAAAATATCGACTTCTTACGTGAAGGAGGTTTAGGTTTATTCTTAATTGAGTCGTTAATGGATGAAGTTACAGTAGACAAAGAGACTGGTGTAACAATTAGTATGATTAAGTATATCAAAAAAGAGCAGGTGCGAAATAATGACGAAAGAGTCGAAATCAGTTAA
- the sigB gene encoding RNA polymerase sigma factor SigB yields the protein MTKESKSVNSVSPEQINDWIKRHQEHHDEAAQEKLVIHYEKLIESLAYKYSKGQSHHEDLVQVGMVGLIGAINRFDLSFDRKFEAFLVPTVIGEIKRYLRDKTWSVHVPRRIKEIGPRIKKVSDELTNELERSPSISEIAARLEVTEEDVLEAMEMGQSYNALSVDHSIEADKDGSTVTLLDIMGNQDDNYDLTEKRMILERIIPILTDREREIIQCTFIDGLSQKETGERIGLSQMHVSRLQRTAIKKLQEAAKK from the coding sequence ATGACGAAAGAGTCGAAATCAGTTAATTCGGTTTCACCTGAACAAATCAACGACTGGATAAAGCGACATCAAGAACATCATGATGAAGCTGCACAAGAAAAACTTGTCATACATTATGAAAAGCTCATTGAATCATTGGCATATAAATATTCAAAAGGGCAATCTCATCATGAGGATTTGGTACAAGTCGGTATGGTGGGGCTTATCGGTGCGATTAACCGTTTCGATTTGTCATTCGATCGTAAATTTGAAGCATTTTTAGTCCCAACTGTTATTGGTGAAATCAAAAGGTATTTGCGTGATAAAACATGGAGTGTACATGTACCGAGACGAATCAAAGAAATTGGACCTCGAATTAAAAAAGTAAGCGATGAATTGACCAATGAACTGGAACGCTCGCCTTCTATATCAGAAATTGCTGCGCGTTTAGAAGTGACAGAAGAAGATGTTTTAGAAGCGATGGAAATGGGTCAAAGTTATAATGCATTGAGTGTAGACCATTCCATTGAAGCGGATAAAGATGGTTCAACTGTGACCTTATTAGATATTATGGGGAACCAAGACGATAACTATGATTTGACGGAAAAGCGAATGATTTTAGAACGTATCATTCCAATTTTAACAGATAGAGAGCGTGAAATTATTCAATGCACTTTCATTGATGGATTGAGTCAAAAAGAGACTGGAGAGCGTATTGGATTAAGTCAAATGCACGTGTCTCGTTTGCAGCGTACGGCTATTAAAAAACTCCAAGAAGCAGCTAAAAAATAA
- a CDS encoding Tex family protein, with translation MANALVQAIHNEYQFSIKQIEAVLQLLEEKNTVPFIARYRKEMTGGLDEVEIKKIEDEYTYMQNLQKRKDEVIHNIEQQGLLTEDLKKDILKQTKLQRVEDLYRPYKQKKKTRATEAKRKGLEPFATWIYTQKNTTPLNEEAQKYLNDEITNESEAISGAQDIIAEQIADHPKYRQLILKETYKNGSVVTSKKKNAEDEKETYAMYYDYCEPLKRVANHRILAMNRGEKEKVLSVKIDTDKMILINQIKQQEIKVDNALAQVVENAIEDAMKRLIFPSIEREIRGDLTQRAESKAIDVFSENLKHLLLQPPLKQKQILGVDPAYRTGCKLAVINPFGAFVAKGVMYPHPPVAKIKEAERIFVDMIQKHDIALVAIGNGTASRETEQFVAKMIKEHELNIQYIIVNEAGASVYSASEIARQEFPDFQVEERSAVSIGRRVQDPLSELVKIDPKSIGVGQYQHDVNQKQLGEALDFVVETAVNQVGVNVNTASSTLLQHVAGLSKPIADNIIQYRDENGMITHHKEINKVKRLGAKTFEQSIGFLRIVDGEEPLDNTAIHPESYKATYQLLSELNIAVSELGDEKHKATLENLNIEAYAQKLNIGVPTLQDIVKSLIAPHRDPRDEYETPQLKSDVLSIEDLNKGMKLNGTVRNVVDFGAFVDIGVKQDGLVHISKLAKRFVKHPMDIVSVGDIVEVWIEDIDTEKGKVALTMINPNG, from the coding sequence TTGGCAAATGCACTAGTCCAAGCGATACATAATGAATATCAATTTTCAATCAAACAAATTGAAGCGGTTTTACAATTACTTGAAGAAAAAAACACAGTGCCCTTCATTGCGCGTTATCGTAAAGAAATGACGGGCGGTTTGGATGAGGTCGAAATTAAAAAGATTGAAGATGAGTATACTTATATGCAAAATCTTCAAAAACGTAAAGACGAAGTGATTCATAACATTGAGCAACAAGGATTGCTGACGGAAGACCTAAAAAAAGATATTTTGAAACAAACCAAGCTACAACGTGTGGAAGATTTATATCGACCTTACAAACAAAAGAAAAAGACCCGCGCAACAGAGGCCAAACGAAAAGGTTTAGAGCCATTTGCGACATGGATTTATACACAAAAAAATACCACTCCGCTTAATGAGGAAGCTCAAAAGTACCTCAATGATGAAATCACAAATGAATCAGAAGCAATTTCAGGTGCGCAAGATATTATAGCTGAACAAATTGCAGATCATCCTAAATATCGACAACTTATTCTTAAAGAAACGTACAAAAATGGTTCAGTTGTTACGTCAAAAAAGAAAAATGCGGAAGATGAAAAAGAAACATACGCGATGTATTACGATTATTGCGAACCATTAAAACGTGTAGCAAACCACCGTATTTTAGCGATGAACCGCGGTGAAAAGGAAAAGGTATTATCTGTAAAAATTGATACAGATAAAATGATTTTAATAAATCAAATAAAGCAACAAGAAATAAAAGTTGATAACGCATTAGCGCAAGTAGTTGAAAATGCAATAGAAGATGCTATGAAACGCCTTATTTTCCCATCTATAGAAAGAGAAATACGGGGTGATTTAACACAACGTGCAGAAAGTAAAGCGATTGATGTATTTAGTGAAAACTTAAAACATTTGTTATTGCAACCTCCATTGAAACAAAAACAAATTTTAGGGGTCGATCCAGCATACCGAACAGGTTGTAAACTTGCAGTAATTAATCCTTTTGGGGCGTTTGTTGCTAAAGGAGTAATGTACCCGCATCCCCCAGTTGCGAAAATAAAAGAGGCAGAACGTATTTTTGTGGATATGATACAAAAGCATGATATCGCACTTGTAGCAATTGGAAACGGAACGGCTAGTCGTGAAACAGAGCAGTTTGTTGCGAAAATGATTAAAGAACATGAACTGAACATACAATACATTATCGTAAATGAAGCAGGGGCTTCAGTGTATTCAGCGTCAGAAATTGCACGCCAAGAGTTTCCAGATTTTCAAGTTGAAGAACGCAGTGCCGTTTCTATCGGACGCCGTGTACAAGATCCGTTAAGTGAACTTGTAAAAATCGATCCAAAATCTATAGGTGTAGGGCAGTATCAGCACGATGTAAATCAGAAGCAATTAGGAGAAGCACTGGATTTCGTCGTTGAAACAGCGGTAAACCAGGTAGGAGTAAATGTAAATACAGCATCAAGCACATTATTACAACATGTTGCAGGTCTTTCTAAACCTATTGCTGATAATATTATCCAGTATCGAGATGAAAATGGTATGATTACCCATCATAAAGAAATAAACAAAGTCAAACGTTTAGGCGCTAAAACATTTGAGCAAAGCATTGGATTTTTAAGAATTGTAGACGGCGAAGAACCTTTAGATAATACAGCGATTCATCCTGAAAGTTATAAGGCAACATACCAATTATTAAGTGAGTTGAATATTGCAGTTTCTGAACTGGGTGACGAAAAACATAAAGCAACACTTGAAAATTTAAATATTGAAGCTTACGCCCAAAAACTTAATATAGGCGTACCCACGTTACAAGATATCGTCAAATCTTTAATCGCCCCACACCGGGATCCACGTGATGAATATGAAACACCACAACTAAAATCAGATGTGTTATCTATTGAAGATTTAAATAAAGGTATGAAGCTAAATGGAACGGTACGCAATGTAGTTGATTTTGGTGCTTTTGTGGATATTGGAGTCAAACAAGATGGCTTAGTGCACATTTCGAAATTGGCCAAACGATTTGTAAAACATCCGATGGACATCGTTAGTGTTGGAGACATCGTCGAAGTATGGATAGAAGACATAGATACTGAAAAGGGAAAAGTCGCATTAACGATGATCAATCCAAATGGATAA
- a CDS encoding SprT family protein, with protein sequence MDNEILQKQAEHIAKRYFGKPFRHQIYFNSRLRTTGGRYLLKSHNIEINPKQYEHFGKSAIQAIIKHELCHYFLHLEGKGYQHRDNDFRALSQKVGAPRHCASLSSYESRANYVYICEKCQKTFMRIRSVNTHKMRCGQCGGKIKLVKHL encoded by the coding sequence ATGGATAATGAAATCTTGCAAAAACAAGCAGAACATATTGCAAAGAGGTATTTTGGTAAGCCTTTTCGACATCAAATTTATTTTAATTCACGTTTACGTACAACGGGTGGACGTTATTTGTTGAAGTCACATAATATTGAAATTAATCCAAAACAGTATGAGCACTTTGGGAAAAGTGCAATTCAAGCAATTATTAAGCACGAACTTTGTCATTATTTTTTACATCTAGAAGGCAAAGGTTATCAACATCGAGATAACGATTTTCGAGCGTTAAGCCAAAAAGTAGGGGCACCGAGACACTGTGCGTCGCTTAGCAGTTATGAAAGTCGGGCGAACTATGTCTATATTTGTGAAAAATGCCAAAAAACGTTTATGCGTATTCGAAGTGTGAACACACATAAAATGAGATGTGGACAGTGTGGCGGGAAAATCAAATTAGTTAAACATTTATAA